A part of Anolis sagrei isolate rAnoSag1 chromosome 3, rAnoSag1.mat, whole genome shotgun sequence genomic DNA contains:
- the TM4SF18 gene encoding transmembrane 4 L6 family member 18 has translation MGVQQCGGCLSCLLIPLALWSIVINILLYFPDGKSLYASSNNLTNYVWYFEGICFSGIMMLVLAVLLIILDQDTFHKCCQNESCTRTYRRFISVVLALLGIAFSGYSLIISTLGLVQGPYCRTLAGWEYAFKDTAGRYLVDQSFWSQCSEPTYVVEWNIILFSILIALSGLQILICFLKVIAELKSILCGTYPVFVQPALI, from the exons ATGGGCGTGCAACAGTGTGGTGGCTGTTTGAGTTGCTTGTTAATACCTCTTGCACTTTGGAGCATTGTTATAAATATCCTGCTATATTTTCCTGATGGCAAATCTCTATATGCCTCCAGTAACAACCTCACCAACTATGTGTGGTATTTTGAAGGGATCTGTTTCTCTGGAATAATG ATGCTTGTGTTAGCAGTTCTTTTAATAATTCTGGATCAAGACACCTTTCATAAATGCTGCCAAAATGAGAGCTGCACTAGAACATACAGG CGTTTCATTTCAGTTGTACTTGCCCTGCTAGGGATTGCATTTTCTGGATACAGTCTGATAATATCTACTCTGGGCTTAGTTCAAGGGCCATACTGCAGAACTTTGGCTGGCTGGGAATATGCCTTCAAGGACACGGCAGGCCG CTACCTCGTGGACCAATCGTTCTGGTCTCAATGCTCTGAACCTACTTACGTAGTAGAGTGGAACATCATTTTGTTTTCTATCTTGATAGCTCTTAGTGGTCTCCAAATACTGATCTGTTTTCTGAAAGTAATTGCTGAGCTAAAAAGTATATTGTGTGGAACCTATCCTGTCTTTGTACAG CCTGCACTGATTTGA
- the LOC132769817 gene encoding transmembrane 4 L6 family member 1-like, translating into MFFEWCARYLGYKLLVLAILCIVMNILLYFPNGETSQGHLGNYVGCLHGIIGGGILIMIPALVFIRLQHEQFRGCCPYEIHRQNCAMLASILVACIGILGAGYCFIISALTLAHEPYCYSTDKARCHHPPADKEGIQFEHSDSCHCEQPKYITDWHTGFSSVLLVLSGIELTLCTLQIINGCIGGAWAVCQGGDKERCPC; encoded by the exons ATGTTTTTTGAGTGGTGTGCCAGATACTTGGGCTACAAGCTGCTTGTTTTAGCCATACTCTGCATTGTGATGAACATTTTGCTTTATTTCCCCAATGGTGAAACGTCACAGGGCCATCTTGGCAATTACGTAGGTTGCCTTCATGGTATTATAGGAGGAGGTATTTTG ATTATGATCCCAGCACTTGTGTTTATTCGATTACAACATGAACAATTTCGTGGATGCTGTCCATATGAGATCCATAGGCAAAACTGTGCA ATGCTGGCATCAATCTTGGTTGCCTGTATTGGAATTCTTGGTGCTGGATACTGTTTCATCATTTCAGCTCTAACTTTAGCCCATGAACCCTACTGTTATTCAACAGATAAGGCCAGGTGCCATCACCCTCCTGCTGATAAAGAAGG GATCCAGTTTGAACACTCTGACTCATGTCACTGCGAACAGCCAAAGTATATCACTGACTGGCACACTGGCTTTTCCTCTGTCCTGCTTGTCCTGAGTGGAATTGAATTAACTCTCTGTACCCTTCAAATAATAAATGGTTGTATAGGAGGTGCATGGGCTGTGTGTCAAGGTGGTGACAAAGAG AGATGCCCTTGCTAG